One Echeneis naucrates chromosome 16, fEcheNa1.1, whole genome shotgun sequence DNA window includes the following coding sequences:
- the fam174b gene encoding membrane protein FAM174B isoform X1, with product MPVAAFRFASSNTMRYNLALTFIIAALWRVGGEPQTISSPAMQLNSTSSSLSAIGEDEPDRNVTDAAVGSRISSIMTYLPTLKNIVIFICVLTAALITGLVIKVIRSGRRIRKTRKYDIITTPAERVEMAPLNEENDDEDDSTLFDVKYR from the exons caacACGATGAGGTACAATCTGGCTTTAACTTTTATTATCGCCGCTCTTTGGCGGGTCGGCGGCGAACCGCAAACTATTTCCTCACCTGCGATGCAGTTAAATTCAACATCATCGTCATTATCCGCCATCGGCGAAGATGAACCGGACAGGAATGTGACAGACGCTGCCGTGGGGTCCCGGATTTCATCCATAATGACGTACCTTCCCACTCTGAAAAACATAGTTATCTTCATCTGCGTCCTAACAGCTGCTCTCATCACAGGCCTGGTCATCAAGGTGATCAG ATCTGGGAGACGAATCAGAAAAACACGAAAATATGATATTATAACGACGCCTGCGGAGCGGGTTGAGATGGCTCCGCTCAATGAGGAGAATGATGACGAAGATGACTCAACGCTCTTTGATGTCAAATACAG GTGA
- the fam174b gene encoding membrane protein FAM174B isoform X2, with the protein MPVAAFSNTMRYNLALTFIIAALWRVGGEPQTISSPAMQLNSTSSSLSAIGEDEPDRNVTDAAVGSRISSIMTYLPTLKNIVIFICVLTAALITGLVIKVIRSGRRIRKTRKYDIITTPAERVEMAPLNEENDDEDDSTLFDVKYR; encoded by the exons caacACGATGAGGTACAATCTGGCTTTAACTTTTATTATCGCCGCTCTTTGGCGGGTCGGCGGCGAACCGCAAACTATTTCCTCACCTGCGATGCAGTTAAATTCAACATCATCGTCATTATCCGCCATCGGCGAAGATGAACCGGACAGGAATGTGACAGACGCTGCCGTGGGGTCCCGGATTTCATCCATAATGACGTACCTTCCCACTCTGAAAAACATAGTTATCTTCATCTGCGTCCTAACAGCTGCTCTCATCACAGGCCTGGTCATCAAGGTGATCAG ATCTGGGAGACGAATCAGAAAAACACGAAAATATGATATTATAACGACGCCTGCGGAGCGGGTTGAGATGGCTCCGCTCAATGAGGAGAATGATGACGAAGATGACTCAACGCTCTTTGATGTCAAATACAG GTGA
- the st8sia2 gene encoding alpha-2,8-sialyltransferase 8B yields the protein MPLLLRTLLFGFLSLLVLVLIIDDIAEVEEEAAKTAAHADPTSLTRLSVDVNHHHTSYNNTEKLSSNSWTFNKTLSNFIRKNILRFLDPERDISILKGTLKPGDIIHYVFDRHSTTNISENLYRLLPTVSPMKNQHYRHCAIVGNSGILLNSSCGPEIDSHDFVIRCNLAPVEDYFLDVGQRTNLVTMNPSVVQRAFMDLVSEEWRDRFLRRLQSLSGSVLWIPAFMAKGGEERVEWALRLILLHTVDVRTAFPSLRLLHAVRGYWLTNNVHIKRPTTGLLMYTMATRFCEEIHLYGFWPFPLDPQGKPVKYHYYDTLKYEYTSSSSPHTMPLEFRTLTTLHRQGALRLHTGACDAERRPQRELRSK from the exons ATGCCGCTCCTCCTCCGCACGCTGCTGTTCGGCTTCCTCTCGCTGCTGGTTCTGGTCCTCATCATTGACGATATTGcagaagtggaggaggaagctgc GAAGACAGCGGCACACGCCGATCCGACCTCTTTGACAAGACTGAGCGTTGATGTAAACCATCATCATACAAGCTACAATAACACCGAAAAGCTCTCATCAAACAGCTGGACCTTCAACAAGACCCTGTCCAACTTCATCAG gaaaaatattctGAGATTCCTTGACCCAGAGAGAGACATCTCGATTCTCAAAGGCACGCTGAAGCCAGGAGATATCATCCACTATGTTTTTGATCGCCACAGCACCACAAACATCTCAGAAAATCTTTACCGTCTTCTGCCAACTGTTTCCCCCATGAAGAACCAACATTACAGGCACTGTGCCATCGTGGGGAACTCTGGGATCCTCCTGAACAGCAGCTGTGGACCTGAGATCGACTCTCACGACTTTGTTATCAG GTGTAACCTGGCACCGGTGGAGGATTACTTTCTGGATGTGGGGCAGCGTACCAACTTGGTGACCATGAACCCGTCAGTGGTGCAGCGAGCCTTCATGGACCTGGTCAGCGAAGAGTGGAGGGATCGATTTTTGCGGCGGCTTCAAAGCCTCAGCGGCAGCGTGCTGTGGATCCCGGCCTTCATGGCCAAGGGGGGAGAGGAGCGTGTTGAGTGGGCCCTTCGTCTCATCCTGCTGCACACTGTAGACGTACGCACTGCCTTCCCCTCGCTGCGCCTGCTTCACGCTGTCAGAGG ATACTGGCTGACCAATAACGTCCATATCAAGCGCCCAACCACTGGCCTCCTCATGTACACAATGGCCACTCGCTTCTGTGAGGAGATCCATCTCTACGGTTTCTGGCCATTCCCGCTTGATCCGCAGGGCAAACCAGTGAAATACCACTACTACGATACTCTGAAATACGAATACACATCCAGCTCGAGTCCTCACACCATGCCTCTGGAGTTCAGGACCCTGACCACACTGCATAGACAGGGAGCGCTGCGGCTCCACACAGGGGCCTGCGATGCTGAGAGGAGACCACAGAGGGAGCTACGGAGCAAATAG